GACTTTCATTTTACTCACATAGGAAAGCAGAGAACCTTTTTTATTCATTGCTACCTGTATTTCGCTGGTATTTTTTGAAAGGTTAATTAATAGTTTTTCCAGTTCCAAAACAGAATTTTGTGTTATTCTGAAAATTGTGCCGCCTTCCAGTAAGATTGTTACTTTAGAATTATCTCCAGTTTTTATCGAGTCGCCTTTTTTCAGGCCTAATCCTATTTTTGTCTTAAGCCATTTTGCAGTGTTTTCAGGTTTAAATGAAACACCGCCTTCAATTTTTGTTATAACTGCATATAGTTCGTCATTATCGTTTTCGGCTATAAGCGCCGCAGGCAGAAAAGAAAATGACAGGAACAGGAAAATAAAAAAGAAAAGGTTCTTTTTCACAATTAACCTCCGTTATTTTGTTTGCGGTTGCGCCCCAAAATTTTTCTGTACTTCCGCTGACCAATAGGTCCCTGGGAAAAGTGTCATAAGTTTTTCATAGGTTTCTTTTGCCAGTTGGGAAGATCCGCTTATAAGGTATACGCGTGCCAGGGAATCATAAATTCTTGCGGCAAGGTAATGGTTAGGATATTTTTCTAAAAATCCTTTATAGGACGCTATGGCGCCCTGATAATCCCCCATATTTTCTTTAGAATACCCGAGGCCTGAATATGCAAAAAGGATGATGTCCTTGGATTTATTGTTGTTAATCATTTCCTGATAAAGGCCTGCGGCCACGTTATAGTTTTTTGCCCTGAAAGAAATGTCTGCTTTTGCAAATTTAGCGTACTGGCCCACGTCTGAATTAGAGTATTTGCTTATAACATCGTCCAAAATTTGCATCGCTTGTGCTGTCATGCCCTGGGAGGCATAACCTTGCGCATAGGAAATTTTTTCCCAGCTGAGTTTCTTCGTAGTATTGTAATTGGAAATAAAATAGATCCCTAATGCGCCAAAAACAATAATTATTCCTGCCGCGCTTGCAGCGGACTGCCAGCGTTCTTTAAGCCAGAGAATAGAGTCTGCAGCCATTTTCTGAATTTCAACCTGACTAAAACTTTTTGTTTCAAATTTGTTCATGATATTCCTTTATCTTTGCCCCTGGCCTGAGTTGAACAGGCAACCTTCTCCTTAGGACGGAGCCGCTCTATCCAATTGAGCTACAGGGGCTTTTATTTTAATAGGTGAGCAAAGAGAAGATTTCCCTGCCTTCCAGTTTTTTTCTTGGGTTTAAAAATGAGAGTTCAATCAAAAAACAAAGCCCTGTTACTTTTGCGCCAAGGCCCTCAATCATTTTCGTAACTGCCTGCGCTGTCCCGCCGGTGGCTAATACATCGTCAACTATTAAAACATTTTCTCCAGGAGCACAGGCATCTTTGTGCATTTCAAGAGTATCTGTTCCATATTCAAGGTCGTAAGTAACGCTTACCGTCTGCCAGGGAAGCTTATTTTTTTTGCGTACAGGCACAAATCCGCATCCCAGCGTGTAAGCGAGAGCCGAGCCGAGAATAAAACCTCTCGATTCCATGCTTACAATTTTGTCAATTTTTTTGTTTTTGTAGGCCGCTGTAAGTTTGTCGATACATTCTTTTAAAGCGTCCTTGTCCTTTAAAAGCGGTGTTATGTCTTTAAAAATAATGCCTTTTTTTGGAAAATCAGGAACATCTCTTATAATTTTTTTTAGATCCGTAAATTCCTCCCGCGTTAAACTAGATTCATTTTATGGGCAATCCACTTTAATTGATAAAGGGCCCTTTTTTCGAGCTGTCTTACGCGTTCTTTAGATATTTTAAGTTTTTTCCCTATTTCTTCTAGAGTAAAGCTCTGCCTGTCCATAAGGCCGTAACGCATATTCAAAATAGACCTTTCTCTTGCATTAAGTTTATTCAACGCTTTTAACATATCGTCGTGCAGTTTGGAGGAAGTTATCACAGAGTCCGGTGTTTTTAATGATTTGTCGGTAATTACGTCTTTTACAAACAATTCACCATTCTCGTCGATTGGGGTTTCCAGGGATTTTATGCTATGGAACATTTCTATAGTTTCAATTATATTTTGTATCTGTTTTGCGGAAAGGTTCAGTTTATGGGTCATTTCAGTGACAGTAGGGTATCTACCGAACTGGGCGTGCAGAGACTCCCATTGTTTAATCCACTTTCTCAGGTTTTCCCAGATGTAAGTGGGTATCCTGATATCTTTTGAATTTTCTTCAACGGCTTTGCGTATAAATTGTTTTATCCAATAAACGGCATAAGTCGAAAATTTAGTATTTCTTCTTGGATTGAATTTTTTTATGGCATGAATCAGCCCGAGGTTTCCCTCTTCAATCAGGTCCGATAATTCAATTCCGTATTTTTGATATTTTTTAGCTATAGGGAAGACAAGCCTTAAATTGTTTTCAATTAAAGCTATTTCAGCTTTTTTATTGCCTTTTCTTGCTTTTTCCCAAAGCTCTTTTGGGTTAAATACCTGATTTCTTGCTGCCAGATCGCCTACTTCTTTAAAATACTGGCCGGCAGAGCTTCCTAGTTTCATAAGATTCACCCTCTGGTATATTATACATTATTGCAAAAATTTCAGCAACACTAACTCGTCAGCGTCTAACTCGTAAGAGTTAGCCCAAACATGAAGTTTTCAAAAGCGTTATTAAGCTGTTGAAGGTTTATCAAAAATAAATCAAGTTTTACATCAGGAGACAATAAAACTCTCCAGCCCAGGTTTGACTGGCCGGTATAAGATTTATAATCAAAAATAAAGTTGGAATATTTTGTTGCTTTAGAAAAAGATACAAAGTATCCCAGTTTTTTTTCTTCAGAAAAATACACATCTACGCCCGACTGTATATTAAGATTAAAAAAATCGGCAAATTGCTTACCCAGGACAAAATATAATGTTTTCCTGTATAAACCTACAGACAAATCAAGAGGCTGATCTTGTGTGTATTGTTTAACTAAATTGTATTTTGCATGCAAAGCTACCGAGGTAGACCTGATTTGTTCGTAAGACCCGCTCGTGTAAGGAGAAATATCATTAAGGTTTAAATATATTCCGCCTTCGAGAGAGGTGTTTATTCCATAGGCTACTCCGATATTGAATTTATGAAGGCCAAAACTGAATTTATTTGTGTCGGTTATATAGGGCGATGCAGTAATAATATTACCGGTATAACCGGCGAGGTTTTGGGCATTTGCAAGATATTGGAAGTTTTCTTTTTGGGCAAAAGAGAAGGACGACAGGAGAAAAATCGGAGATAGAGTAATTAAAATTAATTTATTCATTAATTAAGAAAAGTCGGGGCGAGTGGATTTGAACCACCGATCTCATGGTCCCGAACCATGCACCCTAAGCCACTGGGCCACGCCCCGAAAATATATATAAGGAATTTGTTGTTTTTATCGGGGCGGTGGGACTTGAACCCACGGCTCCTCCCACCCCAAAGGAGTGCCCTACCCCTGGGCCACGCCCCGATATTTATTTCAGAATTTTCAAAACTTCCTGCAGGGTTTTTTTCGTTTCTTTCAATAAGCCGATAGCTATTGAGGATTCACCCAATTCAAACTGTAACTGCTGTGTTTTGTCTTTCTTTTGGGAAGCCAGGTGCTTCTTGGCTCCTGCAATTGTAAACTTTTTCGTATAAAGCAGTTCTTTTATTTCATTTATGAGAGTTATATCTTTTTTTGTAAATTTTCTGTGGCCGGAATCCCTTCTCTGGGGTTTTAAAATGGCAAACTCGCTCTCCCAGTATCTTAGGACATACTGGGGCAAATTCGTAATTTTTGAAACATCGCCTATCGAAAAATATTCTTTGTCTGGAAGAATAATATCCACGGTTAAATTAAAGCAAAAAAAACCTAATTGGTCAAATCAGAAGGTTTTTTGCCGGTTTGAATTTTACTTTTTTCTTTGGATTTATAAGCATTACTTTTCTAGTCTTTGGATTAAGCATTTTTTTTGCGCGGACAAGTTTTATATTAAAGCTTCCGAATCCGGATACGATGACTTTTTCGCCTGATTTTAAAGCGTTTTGCATAGTGGAAAAAATCTTTTCTGTAGCGTTTTTTGCCTCAGTCTTTGTGCTTAAAACACTTGTTAAAGCTTCGATAAGGCCTTTTTTGTTCATTCTATCTCCGCCTTTGCCCTTCTGGTCATAAGGTCATAAACTGCTTTTTTGGGGTTTTTATGCCTGTAAAGTACCCGATAAACTTCATTGATTATCGGCAGTTCAAACTTTAATTTTTTCCCCAGCAGGTAGGCTGATTTTGCAGTTCTGTAACCTTCAGTAGTAATCATTTTTTCGTTTAACGCTTTTTTCAAGGAAACCCTACTCCCGATCTTTTCGCCAAAACCTCTGTTGCGCGAGTGTTTTGAAAAGCAGGTTGTTATTAAATCTCCCAGGCCTGACAGCCCCATAAAGGTGTTGGTTTCACCGCCAAGCTTGCGGCCAAGTTTAATCATCTCCCGCAGTCCTCTGGTAACGATTGCCGATTTGGTATTGTCTCCAAGGCCCAGGCTGTCGCTTATTCCGCAGGCAATGGCTATGACATTTTTCAGCGAACCGCCTATTTCAACTCCCGTAACATCATGATGGGTATAAACCCTGAATTGCCTGTTCATAAAAAGTTTCTGGATTGTTTGTGCAGTCTCTATGTATTTTGAAGCTGCGACAACTGCCGTGGGAAGCCCTCTGGCTACCTCGACAGCAAAACTGGGGCCTGATAATACACAAATATTTTTGTCGGGAACTGAAAGTTCTTCTTTAAGTATTTCTGTCATCGTTTTCAGTGAATCGGTTTTAATTCCTTTTACGACACTCAAGAAAATACAATTACTTTTTTCGATGTTAAGGTTTTTAATCAGTTTTATAGTGTTTTGAAAAAAGTGAGACGGAACAGCAAGGAGTATAATATTTTTCCCGGATAATA
The Elusimicrobiota bacterium DNA segment above includes these coding regions:
- a CDS encoding HU family DNA-binding protein, which encodes MNKKGLIEALTSVLSTKTEAKNATEKIFSTMQNALKSGEKVIVSGFGSFNIKLVRAKKMLNPKTRKVMLINPKKKVKFKPAKNLLI
- a CDS encoding adenine phosphoribosyltransferase, with product MIRDVPDFPKKGIIFKDITPLLKDKDALKECIDKLTAAYKNKKIDKIVSMESRGFILGSALAYTLGCGFVPVRKKNKLPWQTVSVTYDLEYGTDTLEMHKDACAPGENVLIVDDVLATGGTAQAVTKMIEGLGAKVTGLCFLIELSFLNPRKKLEGREIFSLLTY
- a CDS encoding tetratricopeptide repeat protein, with product MNKFETKSFSQVEIQKMAADSILWLKERWQSAASAAGIIIVFGALGIYFISNYNTTKKLSWEKISYAQGYASQGMTAQAMQILDDVISKYSNSDVGQYAKFAKADISFRAKNYNVAAGLYQEMINNNKSKDIILFAYSGLGYSKENMGDYQGAIASYKGFLEKYPNHYLAARIYDSLARVYLISGSSQLAKETYEKLMTLFPGTYWSAEVQKNFGAQPQTK
- a CDS encoding NAD(P)-dependent glycerol-3-phosphate dehydrogenase, whose product is MIKNPDIAVLGGGAWGTTLGTLLSKNGYPVSLWEFDSKKSRELDKKRILHLESFEFKIPKNIVISNDIEKILSGKNIILLAVPSHFFQNTIKLIKNLNIEKSNCIFLSVVKGIKTDSLKTMTEILKEELSVPDKNICVLSGPSFAVEVARGLPTAVVAASKYIETAQTIQKLFMNRQFRVYTHHDVTGVEIGGSLKNVIAIACGISDSLGLGDNTKSAIVTRGLREMIKLGRKLGGETNTFMGLSGLGDLITTCFSKHSRNRGFGEKIGSRVSLKKALNEKMITTEGYRTAKSAYLLGKKLKFELPIINEVYRVLYRHKNPKKAVYDLMTRRAKAEIE
- a CDS encoding RNA polymerase sigma factor RpoD/SigA, encoding MKLGSSAGQYFKEVGDLAARNQVFNPKELWEKARKGNKKAEIALIENNLRLVFPIAKKYQKYGIELSDLIEEGNLGLIHAIKKFNPRRNTKFSTYAVYWIKQFIRKAVEENSKDIRIPTYIWENLRKWIKQWESLHAQFGRYPTVTEMTHKLNLSAKQIQNIIETIEMFHSIKSLETPIDENGELFVKDVITDKSLKTPDSVITSSKLHDDMLKALNKLNARERSILNMRYGLMDRQSFTLEEIGKKLKISKERVRQLEKRALYQLKWIAHKMNLV
- a CDS encoding MerR family transcriptional regulator is translated as MDIILPDKEYFSIGDVSKITNLPQYVLRYWESEFAILKPQRRDSGHRKFTKKDITLINEIKELLYTKKFTIAGAKKHLASQKKDKTQQLQFELGESSIAIGLLKETKKTLQEVLKILK